A single window of Treponema denticola ATCC 35405 DNA harbors:
- a CDS encoding BCCT family transporter gives MMNTGDELGVKELELKDKNEIDWLITVLPLAVIICLTGLVLFFPVESMKVVDALWSVFVNKLGFFYILLGLGLVFTAIGLAFSRFGTVKLGNLEKPRYGNFTWGAMIFTSTMAADILYWSLIEWAYYFGESPFGLSSLSLAERQDWAAAYPLFHWGITPWAFHIVPAVAFAYMLHVKGRTKQKLSESCRPIFGDRIDGPIGKMIDVFSVIGLLAGTATTFSLATPLLSLAVSTIFGIPQGKILTLVILLIIAAVYTAAVLLGLKGISQLAKISVVSFCVLLGLVFIASPKIYIIETSITGIGKVIQNFFGMSTWMDPLRISGEGGAGFPQNWTIFYWAYWIAWFVATPFFIGKISEGRTIKNTIIGGLICGIAGTYCSFIILGNYGLHLQAHGIFDAASAIKETDASQVILQILNTLPYAKIVLGILIITMIAFYSSTFDAITLVIASYSQKNLEKHTEPKKGLRAFWAVVFVMLPAALILVGTNLNQLQSLSIIAAFPLGIIIILIVISLFKELKHNGGYR, from the coding sequence ATGATGAACACCGGAGATGAACTGGGTGTAAAGGAACTTGAGTTAAAGGATAAAAATGAAATTGATTGGCTTATAACCGTATTACCCCTTGCAGTAATAATCTGTCTGACGGGATTGGTTCTCTTTTTTCCTGTAGAATCGATGAAGGTAGTTGATGCTCTTTGGTCTGTTTTTGTAAATAAGCTGGGCTTTTTCTATATTTTGCTCGGCTTGGGCCTTGTTTTTACTGCCATAGGTTTAGCCTTTTCAAGATTCGGAACTGTAAAACTGGGGAATCTTGAAAAACCTCGATACGGAAATTTTACATGGGGGGCTATGATTTTTACCTCGACTATGGCAGCCGATATTCTTTATTGGTCGCTGATAGAGTGGGCCTATTATTTTGGTGAAAGTCCCTTCGGTCTGTCTTCTCTTTCACTGGCAGAAAGACAGGATTGGGCCGCGGCCTATCCTCTATTCCATTGGGGAATAACACCGTGGGCTTTTCATATAGTGCCTGCCGTAGCCTTTGCTTATATGCTTCATGTCAAGGGAAGAACAAAGCAAAAGCTGTCCGAAAGCTGCCGTCCTATTTTTGGGGACAGGATTGACGGCCCTATAGGAAAGATGATAGACGTTTTTTCGGTAATAGGCTTATTGGCCGGAACTGCTACAACATTCTCGCTTGCAACTCCTCTTTTGTCTTTGGCTGTGTCCACTATTTTTGGAATACCTCAAGGAAAGATTTTGACTCTTGTCATTCTTCTGATAATAGCTGCCGTCTACACGGCTGCCGTTTTATTGGGCTTAAAAGGGATTTCTCAGCTTGCAAAGATTTCGGTTGTTTCTTTTTGTGTTCTTTTAGGCCTTGTCTTTATAGCCTCGCCCAAAATCTACATAATTGAGACCAGCATAACCGGTATCGGCAAGGTTATTCAAAACTTTTTCGGCATGTCCACATGGATGGACCCATTGCGTATTTCCGGAGAAGGAGGGGCCGGCTTCCCGCAAAACTGGACAATATTTTATTGGGCTTATTGGATAGCTTGGTTTGTTGCAACTCCTTTCTTTATAGGAAAAATTTCAGAAGGCCGTACAATAAAGAATACCATAATCGGCGGTCTTATCTGCGGTATAGCGGGGACTTATTGTTCTTTTATAATCCTTGGAAATTACGGGCTTCATTTACAGGCTCACGGAATATTTGATGCAGCGTCCGCAATAAAGGAAACGGATGCTTCTCAAGTTATCCTACAAATTCTTAACACCCTTCCTTACGCAAAAATTGTTTTGGGCATTTTAATAATTACGATGATAGCCTTTTATTCCAGTACCTTTGATGCAATTACTCTTGTAATAGCTTCCTATTCTCAAAAGAATTTGGAAAAACATACCGAGCCTAAAAAAGGCTTGAGAGCCTTTTGGGCTGTAGTCTTTGTAATGCTTCCCGCAGCCTTAATCCTTGTGGGAACTAATTTAAACCAGCTTCAAAGTCTTTCGATTATAGCCGCCTTTCCTTTGGGAATTATAATAATACTGATAGTGATAAGTCTTTTTAAGGAACTAAAACATAACGGAGGGTATAGGTAG